A stretch of Chitinivibrionales bacterium DNA encodes these proteins:
- a CDS encoding HD domain-containing phosphohydrolase yields the protein MQNEQEKMDAGKAEDIHLLVVDDERSICDIVGQFLRMKGYNVTCVGTAEAAIDFIKENAIDLVLSDIKMPGMSGVELLKWVREYNRSLPVVMTTGFPTLDTAIEALKLGAFDYLTKPFHLEEIAEKIKRALVNRQLEEENLLFSKLVSLHEVTKILASTYQLAELNHKVLDFSVKIAKADGGSLMFFDEAKHLIMAESTARHSPEFWENALFTGASKWVAENEEPMVMESGEPKAFREFPPLPDNIRSYIAFPLKTPQRTVGVLNLIRNREKNPFSNVDLEIINVLASQASISIENVRLYQNIRDNYLKTVRGFALAVEAKDRYTHGHSENVMKYTVVIAKHLGLSDAEIENVKYAGLLHDIGKIGVSELILNKPGRLTPSEFDEIKKHPSLGANIIADVPFLRPLVPMVFHHHEFYDGNGYPDGIKGEDIPFGARILSVADAYEAMTSDRPYRRSLSQQAALEILVAGKGKQFDPKMVDTFKEILQSGQQ from the coding sequence ATGCAGAATGAACAGGAGAAAATGGATGCCGGCAAGGCCGAAGACATCCATCTTCTCGTTGTCGACGACGAACGATCCATTTGCGACATCGTGGGGCAGTTCCTGCGCATGAAGGGATACAACGTCACCTGCGTCGGCACGGCCGAGGCGGCCATCGATTTCATCAAGGAGAACGCCATCGATCTCGTGCTCTCCGACATCAAGATGCCGGGGATGTCGGGCGTGGAGCTCCTCAAATGGGTGCGCGAGTACAACCGCTCGCTGCCGGTGGTCATGACCACCGGGTTTCCCACCCTCGACACCGCCATCGAGGCGCTCAAGCTCGGTGCGTTCGATTACCTCACCAAGCCGTTCCACCTCGAGGAGATCGCGGAAAAGATCAAACGCGCGCTTGTCAACCGGCAGCTCGAAGAGGAGAACCTGCTCTTTTCCAAGCTCGTGTCCCTGCACGAGGTCACCAAGATCCTCGCCTCGACCTACCAGCTAGCCGAACTCAACCACAAGGTGCTCGACTTTTCGGTGAAGATCGCAAAGGCCGACGGCGGCTCGCTCATGTTCTTCGACGAGGCGAAACACCTCATCATGGCCGAAAGCACCGCGCGCCATTCCCCGGAATTCTGGGAAAACGCGCTGTTCACCGGCGCGTCGAAGTGGGTCGCCGAAAACGAGGAGCCGATGGTGATGGAATCGGGGGAACCGAAGGCGTTCCGCGAGTTCCCGCCGCTGCCCGACAACATCCGCAGCTATATCGCGTTCCCGCTCAAGACGCCGCAGCGCACCGTGGGCGTGCTCAATCTGATCCGCAACAGGGAAAAAAATCCGTTTTCGAACGTTGACCTCGAAATCATCAACGTGCTCGCGTCGCAGGCAAGCATCTCCATCGAAAACGTACGGCTCTACCAGAACATTCGCGACAACTACCTCAAGACGGTGCGCGGCTTTGCGCTGGCGGTCGAGGCCAAAGACCGCTACACGCACGGCCATTCCGAGAACGTGATGAAATACACGGTGGTGATCGCCAAGCACCTGGGCCTGTCCGACGCGGAGATCGAAAACGTCAAGTACGCCGGCCTGCTGCACGACATCGGAAAAATAGGCGTGAGCGAGCTCATCCTCAACAAGCCCGGCAGGCTCACGCCCTCCGAATTTGATGAGATCAAGAAGCACCCGTCGCTCGGGGCGAACATCATCGCCGACGTGCCTTTTTTGCGGCCGCTGGTGCCAATGGTGTTCCATCATCACGAATTTTACGACGGCAACGGATACCCCGACGGCATAAAAGGGGAGGACATCCCCTTCGGCGCGCGCATCCTGAGCGTCGCCGACGCCTACGAGGCCATGACTTCCGACCGGCCGTACCGCCGCTCGCTTTCCCAGCAGGCGGCGCTCGAGATACTGGTGGCCGGCAAAGGCAAGCAGTTTGACCCGAAGATGGTCGACACGTTCAAGGAGATCCTGCAGTCCGGACAGCAATAG
- a CDS encoding ABC transporter ATP-binding protein, giving the protein MSQAIISLRGISKAYVMGDTTLWALDGVDLDIHKGEFIAIMGASGSGKSTLMNILGCLDVPTKGTYTLDGIEVQKLPPNELAVLRNRKLGFVFQSFNLLSRTAAIENVELPLLYNNTVSSRESHRRALASLETVGLKERAHHFSNQLSGGQQQRVAIARAIVNDPVLILADEPTGNLDTHMSVEIMSVFQGLNARGITVVIVTHEQDIAQYTKRNVVFRDGAVIADTPVTAPRSAAAELAAAARS; this is encoded by the coding sequence ATGTCTCAAGCGATCATTTCTCTTCGCGGCATTTCAAAGGCCTACGTCATGGGCGACACCACCCTGTGGGCGCTGGACGGTGTCGATCTCGACATTCACAAAGGAGAATTCATCGCGATCATGGGAGCCAGCGGATCTGGCAAATCAACGCTCATGAACATCCTGGGGTGCCTCGACGTTCCCACGAAGGGGACCTACACCCTCGACGGCATTGAGGTGCAGAAGCTGCCCCCCAACGAGCTCGCCGTGCTCCGCAACCGCAAGCTCGGCTTCGTCTTCCAGTCGTTTAACCTGCTTTCGCGCACCGCGGCGATCGAAAACGTGGAGCTGCCGCTGCTCTACAACAATACGGTCTCATCGCGCGAATCGCACCGGCGGGCGCTCGCCTCACTTGAAACGGTGGGCCTCAAGGAGCGGGCGCACCATTTCTCGAACCAGCTTTCCGGCGGCCAGCAGCAGCGCGTGGCCATCGCGCGCGCGATTGTCAACGATCCGGTGCTGATCCTCGCCGACGAGCCGACGGGCAACCTCGACACGCACATGAGCGTCGAGATCATGTCGGTGTTCCAGGGGCTTAATGCCCGCGGCATCACCGTGGTGATTGTGACCCACGAACAGGACATCGCGCAATATACAAAACGGAACGTGGTGTTCCGCGACGGCGCCGTCATCGCCGACACGCCGGTGACCGCGCCGAGAAGCGCTGCGGCCGAGCTGGCCGCCGCGGCAAGGAGCTAG
- the kdsB gene encoding 3-deoxy-manno-octulosonate cytidylyltransferase, giving the protein MASKKEKLTDGILCVIPARYGSSRLPGKPLIMFKNLPLVMWVYNRAKQSGVFDMVCVATDDRRVHETVLNYGGASCLTSPRHASGTDRVNEVEEKYRYRYIVNLQGDEPLVPRSLMRKFAEKLATLDDNSLLTCVSHATIKEKDNPNVVKAVLNKRQEALYFSRAPIPYEREGGGKRILVHWGIYGFTARSLARFCAFPQGELERRELLEQLRALENGMRIACLVTGERSCGIDTPADAEAFRKMVEGTRPHAE; this is encoded by the coding sequence ATGGCTTCAAAAAAAGAAAAATTGACCGACGGCATCCTCTGCGTGATTCCCGCGCGCTACGGCTCGTCGCGGCTGCCGGGCAAGCCGCTCATCATGTTCAAGAACCTGCCGCTGGTCATGTGGGTGTACAACCGCGCCAAGCAGTCGGGCGTGTTCGACATGGTGTGCGTCGCCACCGACGACCGGCGCGTCCATGAGACCGTGTTGAACTATGGCGGCGCATCATGCCTCACCTCGCCGCGGCACGCCTCAGGCACCGACCGCGTGAACGAAGTGGAGGAGAAATACCGTTACCGGTACATCGTCAACCTCCAGGGCGACGAGCCGCTCGTGCCGCGCAGTCTCATGAGAAAATTCGCGGAAAAGCTCGCAACTCTCGATGATAATTCCTTGCTAACCTGCGTCTCTCATGCTACAATAAAAGAAAAGGACAACCCGAATGTGGTGAAGGCCGTTCTTAACAAACGGCAGGAGGCTCTTTATTTTTCCCGCGCGCCCATTCCGTACGAGCGCGAGGGCGGGGGAAAGCGTATCCTCGTGCACTGGGGCATTTACGGGTTCACCGCACGGTCGCTTGCGCGGTTCTGCGCCTTTCCGCAGGGCGAACTTGAACGGCGCGAACTGCTCGAACAGCTCAGGGCGCTCGAAAACGGCATGCGGATCGCGTGCCTGGTGACCGGCGAGCGCAGCTGCGGCATCGACACGCCCGCGGACGCGGAGGCGTTCAGGAAAATGGTGGAAGGAACACGGCCCCATGCAGAATGA
- a CDS encoding ABC transporter permease produces MRILSILRMAARSINRNKMRSFLTMLGIVIGVAAVIAVLAIGQGARNAINAQIASLGTNLLLIFPGAFTAGGVRSEAGTASRLTEEDAVAIKTQCPAVIYSTPMARTSAQVKAGGQNWRTSIFGAYANYLKIRDWDLAAGAMYTDADERGAVKVCVLGQTVITNIFGEGANPVGQTIRIKNLPFIVVGTLIGKGQNAAGQDQDDCVIAPYSTVQKKLIGGTYAGNLMASAVTAEATDEARQEINQTLMDRRKGSQGDGYDYTIRTQTDISNAANQTAATLSLLLASVALVSLLVGGIGIMNIMLVSVTERTREIGIRMAVGAKGRDVRMQFLVEALVLSFMGGIIGMVAGAGASWIISKSQGWPVAISGWSLLLGFGFSALIGIVFGFYPASKAAALNPIDALRYE; encoded by the coding sequence ATGAGGATTCTGAGCATTCTGCGCATGGCGGCGCGTTCCATCAACCGCAACAAGATGCGGTCGTTCCTCACCATGCTCGGCATCGTGATCGGCGTGGCCGCGGTGATCGCCGTGCTCGCGATCGGCCAGGGCGCCCGCAATGCGATCAATGCGCAAATAGCAAGCCTCGGCACCAACCTTCTTTTGATTTTCCCCGGCGCGTTCACCGCGGGCGGCGTGCGCTCGGAGGCGGGCACCGCCTCGCGCCTCACGGAGGAGGATGCTGTCGCCATCAAGACGCAGTGCCCGGCCGTGATTTACAGCACGCCCATGGCGCGCACGAGCGCTCAGGTGAAGGCGGGCGGCCAGAACTGGCGCACCTCCATTTTCGGGGCGTACGCCAATTACCTGAAGATTCGCGACTGGGACCTCGCGGCAGGCGCGATGTACACCGACGCCGACGAGCGCGGCGCGGTGAAAGTGTGTGTGCTCGGCCAGACCGTGATCACCAACATCTTCGGCGAGGGCGCGAACCCGGTGGGCCAGACCATCCGCATCAAGAACCTGCCTTTCATCGTGGTGGGGACTCTTATAGGTAAAGGCCAGAACGCGGCCGGACAGGATCAGGACGACTGCGTCATCGCGCCGTACTCAACGGTGCAGAAGAAACTCATCGGCGGCACCTACGCGGGAAACCTGATGGCATCGGCAGTCACGGCCGAGGCCACCGACGAGGCCAGGCAGGAAATCAACCAGACGCTCATGGACCGCAGGAAGGGCAGCCAGGGCGACGGCTACGACTACACCATCCGCACGCAGACCGACATCAGCAACGCCGCGAACCAGACCGCGGCGACGCTGAGCCTCCTGCTGGCGAGCGTGGCGCTCGTGTCGCTGCTCGTGGGCGGCATCGGCATCATGAACATCATGCTCGTTTCGGTCACGGAACGCACGCGCGAGATCGGCATCCGCATGGCCGTGGGCGCCAAAGGCCGCGACGTGCGCATGCAGTTCCTCGTTGAGGCGCTCGTGCTCAGCTTCATGGGCGGGATCATCGGCATGGTGGCGGGCGCGGGCGCGTCGTGGATCATTTCCAAAAGTCAAGGATGGCCCGTGGCCATCTCGGGGTGGTCTTTGCTGCTCGGGTTCGGGTTTTCCGCCCTGATCGGCATCGTCTTCGGTTTTTATCCCGCAAGCAAGGCGGCGGCCCTCAATCCGATTGATGCGCTGCGGTATGAATAA
- the coaD gene encoding pantetheine-phosphate adenylyltransferase, giving the protein MPTALYPGTFDPITFGHIDIAVRAAKIFKKVIAVVAENPGKDPLFSPKERLAMATEALGHVDNIEVIAYDGLIANCLREHKATVLIRGLRAISDFEYEFQMAFTNRNINENAETVFLMPSAKYTFLNSSMVKQISRLGGDVSAFVPACVLRHLSKKPR; this is encoded by the coding sequence ATGCCAACCGCATTATACCCAGGCACCTTTGACCCCATCACCTTCGGCCACATCGACATCGCGGTACGAGCGGCAAAGATCTTCAAGAAGGTGATCGCCGTTGTCGCGGAAAACCCGGGCAAGGACCCGCTGTTTTCACCGAAGGAGCGGCTCGCCATGGCAACGGAGGCGCTTGGTCACGTCGACAACATCGAGGTGATCGCCTACGACGGCCTCATCGCCAACTGCCTCAGGGAGCACAAGGCGACCGTGCTCATCCGCGGCCTGCGCGCCATTTCAGATTTCGAATACGAGTTCCAGATGGCTTTTACAAACAGGAACATCAACGAGAACGCCGAGACCGTGTTTCTCATGCCGAGCGCGAAATACACCTTTCTCAATTCCTCCATGGTTAAGCAGATATCCCGTCTCGGCGGCGACGTGAGCGCTTTTGTTCCCGCGTGCGTGCTCAGGCACCTTTCCAAAAAACCCCGATGA
- a CDS encoding rhomboid family intramembrane serine protease, which translates to MMEYAAPSFPKGLRILIAVTVAVWVLQLLPGIGAALTSWFELAPYKTFGQFQVWRLGTYLFLHDPSGPMHLLFNMLTLWMFGAELEELWGTRRFVAFYFLAGAAAGLASLLTVFSPVMWGTPVIGASGAVLALLTVYALYFPRRKILLFFLFPVNVIVAVIIFGAISLFGAMQSVGNISHLTHLGGIAAGFLYVKGLPTINNFLEAAKARVETAKRNAERRQKNADREFYENVIDPILKKISEHGMDSLTQEEKRALEEPSKRKSGGKNGSNKIMPFNRSD; encoded by the coding sequence ATGATGGAATACGCCGCTCCGTCGTTTCCCAAGGGCCTGCGCATTCTGATCGCCGTCACGGTGGCGGTGTGGGTGTTGCAGCTTCTGCCGGGAATCGGTGCGGCACTCACTTCATGGTTTGAGCTTGCTCCGTATAAAACATTCGGACAATTTCAGGTGTGGCGGCTCGGCACCTATCTTTTTCTTCATGATCCATCCGGGCCGATGCACCTGCTTTTCAACATGCTCACGCTGTGGATGTTCGGCGCAGAGCTCGAAGAGCTGTGGGGGACGCGCAGGTTCGTGGCATTCTATTTTCTCGCCGGCGCCGCTGCCGGACTCGCAAGCCTTTTGACCGTGTTCAGCCCGGTGATGTGGGGGACGCCGGTGATCGGCGCATCCGGCGCGGTGCTTGCGCTCCTCACGGTGTATGCGTTGTATTTCCCGCGCCGCAAGATCCTGCTGTTCTTTCTCTTTCCCGTCAACGTGATCGTTGCGGTCATTATTTTCGGCGCCATTTCACTTTTTGGCGCAATGCAGTCCGTGGGAAACATTTCGCATTTGACACATTTGGGCGGCATAGCGGCGGGATTTCTTTATGTCAAGGGACTTCCCACAATCAATAATTTTCTCGAAGCCGCAAAGGCAAGGGTCGAAACCGCGAAGCGCAATGCCGAGCGGCGTCAAAAAAATGCGGACAGGGAATTTTATGAGAACGTGATTGATCCCATTTTGAAGAAAATATCGGAACACGGCATGGATTCCCTCACGCAGGAGGAAAAACGCGCGCTTGAAGAGCCGTCAAAGCGAAAATCTGGGGGAAAGAACGGTTCAAATAAAATCATGCCTTTTAACAGGTCCGACTAG
- a CDS encoding RsmD family RNA methyltransferase encodes MKLRIVSGTLSRRYITVDKSSQGFRPTQERVRRAVADALRERIPGAAAADFCAGSGAFGIELISRGAASVDFVESDRRRASAISRMCGELGITNKCRVFTKDIRNFPATCDKFYDVIFFDPPYEDTALAELVPDLCKRLSKGGMLVYEREKSSVSQGDKLSPAEYDVEVRNYGDTAVEFITKVL; translated from the coding sequence ATGAAACTCCGCATCGTTTCCGGAACGCTTTCCCGAAGGTACATTACGGTTGACAAAAGCAGCCAGGGGTTCCGCCCCACGCAGGAGCGCGTGCGCCGGGCCGTGGCCGATGCGCTGCGTGAACGGATCCCCGGCGCGGCCGCCGCGGACTTTTGCGCCGGCAGCGGCGCGTTCGGCATCGAACTGATCAGCCGCGGCGCGGCCTCCGTTGATTTTGTGGAAAGCGACCGGCGGAGGGCCTCGGCCATTTCCCGTATGTGTGGGGAACTTGGCATCACGAACAAGTGCCGCGTTTTCACCAAGGATATCCGGAATTTTCCGGCGACCTGCGACAAATTTTATGATGTCATTTTTTTTGATCCGCCGTATGAGGATACGGCGCTGGCAGAATTGGTGCCTGACTTGTGCAAGCGGCTTTCCAAAGGGGGAATGCTAGTGTATGAACGGGAGAAAAGTTCAGTATCCCAGGGCGATAAGCTGTCACCTGCGGAATATGACGTTGAGGTGAGGAATTACGGGGATACGGCGGTGGAGTTCATAACAAAAGTTTTATAG
- the pilM gene encoding pilus assembly protein PilM — protein sequence MADRGDCVSGIDLTKENISIAQYSASENTVVNASIIISPLDEADPSDDIITSLRAKFKKVAAQMKCEGQHAAVAVPAQYAVVKKFTLDADENDVRGALEWELGQHLIGGLGEYSFDFEPMAREGDTEQYLAVAYRSSSVQKLVSLVKAGKLSPAVVDIDIFALIDVFEANYADAMSAPAVIIHGNGESTRLVLTKNGAFADFDVMEPARHASSPDAYGSQMLETMAQSFASVHGRPPIYLTGPIFADPDFTESVCSRMGVARVLDPFRAIRSTVDIPKSDLRKCIPYLTVAVGLALRAAAEGAA from the coding sequence ATGGCGGACCGCGGGGATTGCGTCAGCGGCATAGACCTGACAAAGGAGAACATCAGCATCGCGCAGTATTCCGCGTCGGAAAATACTGTGGTGAACGCCAGCATCATCATCAGCCCGCTCGACGAGGCCGACCCATCCGACGATATCATCACCTCCCTCAGGGCAAAGTTCAAGAAAGTCGCGGCGCAGATGAAGTGCGAAGGGCAGCACGCGGCCGTGGCAGTGCCGGCCCAATACGCGGTAGTGAAGAAGTTCACCCTCGACGCCGACGAAAACGACGTGCGCGGCGCGCTCGAATGGGAGCTCGGCCAGCACCTCATCGGCGGCCTCGGCGAATACTCCTTTGATTTCGAGCCCATGGCCCGCGAAGGAGACACCGAGCAATACCTGGCGGTGGCCTACCGGAGCAGCAGCGTGCAGAAGCTTGTTTCTCTTGTAAAGGCGGGAAAACTGTCGCCGGCCGTGGTCGACATCGACATATTCGCGCTCATCGACGTTTTCGAGGCGAACTACGCCGACGCCATGTCGGCGCCCGCCGTCATCATCCACGGCAACGGCGAGTCGACGCGGCTGGTGCTCACCAAGAACGGCGCCTTCGCCGACTTCGACGTGATGGAACCGGCGCGGCACGCGTCGTCGCCCGACGCCTATGGCAGCCAGATGCTCGAGACCATGGCCCAGAGCTTTGCCTCGGTGCACGGACGGCCGCCGATCTATCTCACCGGTCCGATTTTCGCCGACCCCGATTTCACCGAATCGGTGTGCTCGCGCATGGGCGTGGCCCGGGTGCTCGACCCGTTCAGGGCGATCCGCTCGACCGTTGACATTCCAAAATCCGATCTCCGGAAATGCATTCCGTATCTGACCGTAGCGGTGGGCCTTGCGCTCAGGGCCGCGGCGGAGGGTGCCGCATGA
- the gatC gene encoding Asp-tRNA(Asn)/Glu-tRNA(Gln) amidotransferase subunit GatC, producing the protein MIDKAHVKYIADLSRLSLSDAETEAFAGQLKSILHYVEQLNKVDTSNVEPTAFIAPSRDPMRDDVETPSLPPEKILQNGPKVKNGYFAVPKIINQ; encoded by the coding sequence ATGATCGACAAAGCCCACGTCAAATACATTGCCGACCTTTCACGTCTCTCCCTCTCAGACGCCGAAACCGAGGCGTTTGCCGGCCAGCTGAAATCAATCCTGCATTACGTGGAGCAGCTTAACAAAGTAGACACGTCGAATGTGGAACCCACCGCGTTCATCGCGCCCTCGCGCGACCCCATGCGCGACGACGTGGAAACCCCGTCGCTGCCGCCGGAAAAAATACTACAGAACGGGCCCAAGGTGAAAAACGGATATTTCGCCGTGCCCAAGATCATCAATCAATAA
- a CDS encoding TolC family protein, with amino-acid sequence MSLQSYIELAKKQNPQMRIANAEVASNIASLHSTRSRLLPQVNGQASAGRSMAQVSPPFSGVVYDNNYSAGISGQQLLWDFGKSYFATRAGSTLIAAAREDAISSLQSVVLNAKTAYFNYLLSQMLLATALDALSQAQAHLDQAKILFEIGKQPKYTVTAAEATVANATVSVITAKNGLRLAKVQMEVAAGVGLGDSLELTDSLVALEPDITRERAHAIAGDSLPQLVSLRARLEAARLQLISAKTALFPSLNATAGAGYGSRDVYASDWNQNWSVGVNLSVPIFEGGFLVASVETAKASYDQAKATLDENVQNALSAVDQAYYSKAEAAERIIATQKLIESSQQSLQLAQERFAAGAAASLEVTDAEVTLANAKSSHAQALYDYRTGHAKLLAAMGLQ; translated from the coding sequence TTGAGCCTGCAATCATACATTGAATTGGCAAAAAAGCAAAACCCGCAGATGCGCATTGCTAATGCGGAAGTCGCTTCCAACATTGCCTCGTTGCATTCGACAAGATCCCGTTTGCTGCCGCAGGTAAACGGCCAGGCGAGCGCCGGCCGCTCCATGGCGCAGGTTTCGCCGCCGTTTTCCGGCGTCGTTTACGATAACAATTACTCTGCCGGCATATCGGGCCAGCAGCTTCTCTGGGATTTCGGGAAGTCGTATTTCGCAACCCGGGCCGGTTCAACGCTTATTGCGGCGGCTCGGGAAGACGCCATAAGTTCGCTGCAGTCCGTTGTCCTCAACGCCAAGACGGCTTATTTCAATTACCTGCTGTCGCAGATGCTTCTCGCAACCGCGCTCGATGCGCTTTCGCAGGCCCAGGCGCATCTTGATCAGGCAAAAATTCTTTTCGAGATCGGCAAGCAGCCGAAATATACGGTCACCGCGGCTGAGGCTACTGTCGCGAACGCAACGGTGAGCGTGATTACGGCAAAGAACGGCCTGAGACTTGCAAAAGTGCAAATGGAGGTCGCGGCGGGAGTCGGTCTCGGCGATTCGCTGGAGCTTACGGACAGCCTTGTCGCGCTCGAGCCGGACATAACCAGGGAGCGCGCCCACGCCATCGCCGGTGATTCCCTGCCGCAGCTCGTATCGCTGCGCGCACGGTTGGAAGCGGCGCGTTTGCAGTTGATCTCCGCGAAAACGGCGCTGTTTCCCAGCCTTAACGCCACGGCCGGCGCCGGTTACGGGTCGAGGGATGTTTACGCATCGGATTGGAACCAGAACTGGAGCGTGGGGGTGAACCTTTCGGTCCCCATTTTCGAGGGAGGTTTTCTTGTCGCTTCCGTCGAGACCGCAAAGGCGTCTTATGATCAGGCAAAGGCGACGCTCGACGAAAACGTCCAGAACGCGCTGTCGGCGGTGGACCAGGCATATTACAGCAAGGCGGAGGCCGCGGAACGCATCATTGCCACGCAGAAACTGATCGAATCGTCGCAGCAGTCTCTGCAGCTCGCCCAGGAGCGTTTTGCCGCGGGCGCGGCGGCGTCGCTCGAAGTCACGGATGCCGAGGTGACGCTCGCCAATGCGAAAAGCAGCCATGCCCAGGCGCTGTATGACTATAGAACGGGCCACGCAAAACTTTTGGCCGCAATGGGCTTGCAATAA
- a CDS encoding efflux RND transporter periplasmic adaptor subunit, whose product MSKKGWIVILVVAALAVATGAWMFLSKREKPPSYRTAAVMRGDLTVQVTATGTLNPFVTVQVGTQVSGTVARLFADFNSRVKKGQVVALLDTLLLHAEVVDARANLLKAQAQMVLSTQTTLRTRALFAKGLVAQADLDQAVSDSAAAASALVSARAALDRAKVDLDYATIRSPITGVVINRAVDVGQTVAASFNTPTIFSIADDLSRMQVQASIDEADIGQVKVGQTATFTVDAYPARTFTGTVSQIRLQPATVQNVVSYTVMIDVDNKDMSLLPGMTANVTVVVQKAADVLMVPTAALKFFPPMGDAGKWRRHGAGRDSSAAGRQSAGAARDTGAQRQHAWAGGAVGMGDTTRHRQWKGAADENAGHVFVLAEGKPKFVRVKTGLSNGGFVEVDGALKPGDSVIVATISGDKSKTAAQPFGMGGAPGMGRRF is encoded by the coding sequence ATGTCCAAGAAGGGCTGGATCGTTATTCTGGTCGTTGCGGCGCTTGCCGTGGCCACCGGAGCCTGGATGTTTCTTTCCAAGCGGGAAAAGCCCCCGTCGTACCGCACGGCAGCGGTCATGCGCGGCGACCTCACGGTGCAGGTGACCGCCACCGGCACGCTCAATCCTTTCGTCACCGTCCAAGTGGGCACGCAGGTGAGCGGGACCGTGGCGCGGTTGTTCGCCGATTTCAATTCGCGGGTGAAAAAAGGGCAGGTGGTTGCCCTCCTCGACACGTTGCTGCTGCACGCCGAGGTCGTTGATGCGCGCGCGAACCTTCTCAAGGCGCAGGCCCAGATGGTGCTCTCCACGCAGACGACGCTGCGGACCCGGGCCCTATTTGCAAAGGGGCTGGTGGCGCAGGCCGACCTCGACCAGGCGGTTTCCGATTCCGCGGCCGCCGCTTCGGCGCTCGTCTCGGCACGGGCGGCGCTTGACCGCGCAAAAGTCGATTTGGATTACGCGACCATCAGGTCGCCCATCACCGGGGTGGTGATCAACCGCGCCGTTGACGTGGGCCAGACCGTGGCGGCCAGTTTCAACACGCCCACGATTTTCTCCATCGCCGACGATCTCTCCCGCATGCAGGTGCAGGCGAGCATTGACGAAGCGGACATCGGCCAGGTAAAGGTCGGCCAGACCGCGACGTTCACCGTTGACGCGTATCCGGCACGGACCTTTACGGGCACCGTCTCACAGATACGGCTCCAGCCCGCCACGGTACAGAACGTGGTTTCTTATACCGTGATGATTGACGTTGACAATAAAGACATGTCGCTGCTGCCCGGCATGACGGCCAATGTCACGGTCGTGGTCCAGAAGGCCGCAGACGTGCTCATGGTGCCCACCGCCGCGCTCAAGTTTTTTCCGCCCATGGGCGATGCGGGCAAATGGCGCAGGCACGGCGCGGGCCGTGACAGCAGCGCCGCGGGACGGCAGTCCGCCGGCGCTGCCCGCGACACCGGGGCGCAGCGGCAGCACGCCTGGGCCGGGGGCGCCGTCGGCATGGGCGATACCACACGGCACAGGCAGTGGAAGGGTGCGGCGGATGAAAACGCGGGACATGTGTTCGTGCTGGCCGAGGGAAAACCGAAATTCGTGCGTGTCAAGACCGGCCTTTCCAACGGCGGTTTCGTGGAGGTTGATGGAGCACTGAAGCCCGGCGATTCGGTCATTGTGGCGACCATCAGTGGCGACAAGTCCAAGACCGCCGCGCAGCCATTCGGCATGGGCGGAGCGCCGGGAATGGGGAGAAGGTTCTAA